The following coding sequences are from one Schizosaccharomyces osmophilus chromosome 1, complete sequence window:
- the ibp1 gene encoding Cdc25 family phosphatase Ibp1, which translates to MSSLNYISAESLKDLLAGGQDKISVIDVRDDDFEGGHIPGCINIPSEQFLALVDEYVEQLLQQKDIVVHCTYSQMRGPKAARILYETLRSKAQNLWSKKELSSVEKEESFQKLPSIYILHGGFLAWRSRFGNVPNMIE; encoded by the coding sequence ATGAGCTCTTTGAATTACATTTCTGCAGAGAGTCTAAAAGATCTTCTAGCAGGAGGTCAGGATAAAATCTCAGTAATTGATGTTCGTGATGATGATTTTGAAGGAGGCCATATTCCTGGATGCATTAATATTCCATCCGAACAGTTTCTCGCTTTAGTAGATGAGTATGTTGAGCAACTTTTACAGCAAAAGGATATTGTTGTCCATTGCACATACTCTCAAATGCGTGGACCAAAAGCTGCCAGAATCCTTTACGAGACTTTGCGTTCTAAAGCTCAAAATCTATGGtctaaaaaggaattatCCTCagttgaaaaagaagaatccttCCAAAAGTTACCTTCTATCTATATACTCCATGGCGGATTTCTTGCATGGAGGTCTCGCTTTGGAAACGTCCCAAACATGATCGAATAA
- the usp107 gene encoding U1 snRNP-associated protein Usp107, whose protein sequence is MQRQNQPSVALPSGQQVPTMSNGMPYAIPAQPVFAPLPAGFQGTYSKLYGSKNSIFAAATPDATTPFDFSQPVLNFGRLPKKAEETGGTYVGKEDQQGVQKNHKTIDQEEKRNPSTSVNEKANTQKESRPFVPPNTQQLRRTLVLGDIPSSLNDFWIDKILRLSGKLACWRRVLDAEGEQASYGFAEFESSEQFSRALEALQDFVLPSLEEGKPSTKFTILTEAENEPLYQEWKQNRYKNRQKESLSLQQIHANLERISQDIGNKEVRTRIENAARQAREKSEKSLDESRKLEIPINSADLEGINPELLPVIEEEIRSFRDRSALRKREKQRARDEYARLHREFKQQERREFRKKNEELQELLSRHRVSRLPRSAVETFLKLESGIPETMPDEEIYAKEMGKKEDLEMDAYYARERRWLNREKARGAALEREAAREREDRIAFTSSKAYMSEKLASFDDDEEARISHDEYFVDRAAWIRHRAVAKAREEDADAADRQEDEAQAGRETTGEGEQPAPGTIAVSSEMPEQGGFKMRLQSKAATQPTKREIGLPERMLLEEEDVDEQTEQHGADRPMLEENEAERAERLRTMIEKIPAEREALWSCPVDWSKVTEDLLVDEMHKFVTKKIIEYIGIQEDSLITFTVEHVRQHKDARSLAEELEMALDEDAAEFVSKVYRYLHVLLILRTGASQ, encoded by the exons ATGCAGAGGCAGAATCAAC CTTCTGTTGCGTTACCTTCAGGGCAACAGGTCCCTACTATGAGTAATGGCATGCCATACGCGATTCCTGCCCAACCCGTATTTGCGCCCTTGCCAGCTGGGTTTCAAGGCACATATAGTAAACTATATGGATCGAAGAATTCTATATTTGCAGCTGCTACACCAGACGCTACTACCCCATTTGACTTTTCTCAGCCGGTGCTGAACTTCGGTCgattaccaaaaaaagcagaagaaaCCGGTGGCACATAtgttggaaaagaagaccAGCAGGGAGTGCAGAAGAATCATAAAACCATTGACCaggaagagaaaaggaatcCATCTACGTCTGTGAATGAGAAAGCTAATACACAAAAGGAATCACGCCCTTTCGTTCCTCCAAATACCCAACAACTTCGTAGGACGCTCGTCTTGGGTGACATTCCAAGCAGCTTAAATGATTTTTGGATTGATAAAATTTTGCGGTTGTCCGGCAAGCTGGCTTGCTGGCGTCGTGTTTTGGATGCTGAAGGAGAACAGGCTTCTTATGGATTTGCCGAGTTCGAGTCCAGTGAGCAATTTAGCAGAGCATTGGAAGCTTTGCAAGATTTTGTCCTTCCTTCTctggaagaaggaaagcCCTCTACCAAATTTACCATTCTTACGGAAGCAGAAAATGAACCATTATATCAGgaatggaaacaaaatcgttataaaaatagacaaaaagaaagcctTAGTCTTCAACAAATTCACGCAAATTTGGAGAGAATCAGTCAGGATATTGGTAACAAAGAGGTACGTACTCGGATTGAGAATGCTGCTCGGCAGGCCCGAGAAAAATCCGAAAAGTCTCTCGACGAGAGCCGTAAACTTGAAATTCCAATCAATTCTGCTGATTTAGAAGGGATTAATCCAGAGCTTCTTCCTGTCATAGAGGAAGAAATTCGCTCCTTCCGCGATCGTTCAGCTTTGCGAAAACGTGAAAAACAGCGAGCAAGAGATGAGTATGCAAGGTTGCATCGGGAGTTTAAGCAACAGGAAAGAAGAGAGTTCCgtaagaaaaatgaagagctTCAAGAGTTATTATCTAGGCATCGGGTTTCTCGCCTTCCTCGATCCGCCGTTGAAACCTTTTTAAAATTAGAATCCGGCATCCCTGAAACAATGcctgatgaagaaatataTGCCAAAGAAATGGGCAAGAAGGAAGATCTTGAAATGGATGCTTACTACGCTAGAGAACGTCGTTGGTTAAATCGCGAGAAAGCTAGAGGTGCAGCTTTGGAACGAGAAGCCGCAAGGGAACGGGAAGATAGAATAGCTTTCACCTCTTCGAAAGCCTACATGTCTGAAAAACTTGCGTCTTTTGACGACGATGAAGAGGCAAGAATTTCTCATGATGAATATTTTGTTGACCGTGCAGCATGGATTCGTCATAGAGCTGTTGCTAAAGCTagagaagaagatgctGACGCAGCTGACCGACAAGAGGACGAAGCTCAAGCTGGCCGTGAAACAACCGGTGAAGGGGAGCAACCAGCGCCTGGTACTATTGCTGTAAGCAGCGAAATGCCAGAGCAAGGAGGATTCAAGATGAGATTGCAAAGTAAAGCCGCTACTCAGCCAACTAAACGTGAGATTGGTCTTCCTGAACGAATGttgttggaagaagaagatgtaGATGAGCAAACCGAACAGCATGGTGCTGATCGACCTATGctggaagaaaatgaagctgAAAGAGCAGAAAGACTCCGCACAATGATTGAAAAGATTCCCGCTGAAAGGGAAGCTCTTTGGTCTTGTCCTGTCGATTGGAGTAAAGTTACAGAG GATCTCCTTGTGGATGAAATGCACAAGTTCGTTACTAAAAAGATCATTGAATACATTGGAATTCAAGAAGACTCCTTAATTACCTTCACGGTAGAACATGTACGGCAGCATAAAGACGCGAGATCTCTTGCGGAAGAATTGGAAATGGCATTGGACGAGGATGCCGCCGAATTCGTTAGTAAAGTCTATCGATACTTACATGTACTCTTAATTTTACGGACTGGAGCTTCACAATGA
- the hut1 gene encoding ER uridine diphosphate-glucose transmembrane transporter Hut1, with protein sequence MSGSFSQLLLCMVGIYGSFLSWAVMQEKIITRTYDGERFRCPVLLTLAQAMTTVLCGFVWNWLHGVRTKGLAEPKFLGYFAGIALSSSLSSYFGYASMFHLSYPTVILGKSCKLLPVIALHVFLYKRRFPPHKYLIVSMITSGVTVFSYFQSAGSKSKHAENDSLLGLVLLFFNLLMDGITNTTQDRVFGKYKLSSTSMMIAVNLGIACMNALYFLSPFSNQREALAFLQAHPSIIRDIVMFAITGSVGQLFIFYTLEKFGSITLVTITLTRKIFTMLLSIVYFHHPVSLLQWVGIALVFLGISTEASLKITTKTNSKEQKAK encoded by the coding sequence ATGTCTGGCTCTTTTTCACAGTTGCTTTTATGCATGGTTGGCATTTATGGATCCTTCCTTTCATGGGCCGTCATGCAAGAGAAGATTATCACTCGAACCTATGATGGAGAGAGATTTCGTTGTCCTGTATTGCTTACGCTAGCCCAGGCTATGACAACGGTTTTATGTGGATTTGTCTGGAATTGGTTACATGGAGTACGAACAAAAGGCTTGGCCGAACCCAAATTCCTTGGCTACTTTGCTGGCATTGCTCTTTCCTCAAGCTTAAGCTCTTACTTTGGATACGCCAGTATGTTTCATTTGTCATACCCAACGGTGATTCTTGGGAAATCATGTAAGCTCTTGCCCGTCATAGCCCttcatgtttttctttacaaacGCAGGTTCCCTCCTCACAAATACCTAATTGTCTCAATGATTACCTCTGGAGTCACTGTATTCAGTTACTTTCAGAGCGCTGGCTCGAAAAGTAAGCATGCTGAGAATGACAGTTTATTGGGCTTGgttctcttgttttttaatttactTATGGACGGGATTACAAACACCACCCAAGACAGAGTCTTTGGTAAATACAAGCTTTCAAGCACTAGTATGATGATTGCTGTCAATTTGGGCATTGCCTGCATGAATGCACTATACTTTTTATCGCCTTTTTCGAATCAACGGGAAGCTTTGGCATTTTTACAAGCTCATCCTTCCATAATTCGTGACATTGTAATGTTTGCGATTACTGGATCTGTCGGTCAGTTATTTATATTCTATACtttagaaaaatttggtAGCATTACATTAGTGACGATTACTTTGACACgaaaaatttttacaaTGCTTCTTAGTATTGTTTATTTCCATCATCCTGTTTCTTTGCTTCAATGGGTTGGCATCGCACTCGTATTTCTAGGAATCTCAACGGAAGCTTCCTTGAAGATTACCACTAAAAccaattcaaaagaacagaaagcaaaatag
- the its8 gene encoding pig-N: MFGRLLILGILFHLVYLKSIFDIYFVTPLAHGMGQYEAGQPPANRLFLVVGDGLRPDKLFQPHPESIVGKGQTYAAPFLRSIVLENGTFGISHTRVPTESRPGHVALIAGFYEDVSAVTKGWKTNPVNFDSVFNQSRHTFSFGSEDILPMFSEGASDPARVDTFMYGPELEDFSGSGIVTDEWVFDKVDKLFEDSYTDRKLWDLLHQDKIVFFLHLLGIDTIGHNKHPDSIDYMQNIQYIDQGIKELVGKVNRYYEDDGASSWVFTADHGMSDYGSHGDGAPENTRTPIVAWGAGLNSPTYEKGVGHDEFSAPWNLSSVKRVDIRQADVAALMSYLIGANFPVNSVGQIPLDFLNCSMKRKAEISLMNALAIGEQYNRKAFLKANSSFHFRPYAPLKAYEASKQHILNLVENHIQENNFKEGILASIEFSESALQGLRYLQRYDWFLLRSIVLLGYLSWITYVISFVFSNNTHPEMKQKNCISVFQRVIFNLPLLIVSSFFYHQSSPSFYYAYAAFPTVFIQLIYSDFPNVKMGYRKLIEDEKISNGFSVYNIVSIALYIFGLLQFVVYSYFHREGFSVFLIIFAAWPWFLHTDFALLHKSLVNTWSLLNISLCSFTLLPATKKESLPLICLGGLAMITVGGSYIVYRKRQIYQMNSTVKNSHLASQILILIMSFVVTLKLTDSLQKNVPISPWLRTFASFLLISSYIVPLLKIPGCNHYYLDRLAVLFLMFAPTMCMLSISFESLFYVAFFLTLGLWTQLEAKLQEHMKLSMDSSGRRLKCKLGLTVSHFRVSLFFYIFLNIAFFGTGNIASLSSFALDSVKRLIPVFNPVAQTALLLYTIIIPFVALSAAFGIMNKRLGGIQQITFFLAIGMADFVTINFFYLVKDEGSWQDIGISISHFCISNLLILFIIILERAGAILSAKVSYHCYEKIKAN; encoded by the exons ATGTTTGGTAGACTTTTAATTCTTGGGATTCTGTTCCACCTTGTTTACTTGAAGTCCATCTTTGACATCTACTTTGTGACGCCTCTGGCTCATGGAATGGGACAGTATGAAGCTGGACAACCACCTGCGAACCGTCTTTTTCTGGTTGTTG GTGATGGATTGCGTCCAGACAAACTTTTTCAACCTCACCCTGAAAGCATCGTTGGAAAGGGTCAGACGTACGCTGCACCATTCTTAAGGTCTATCGTTTTAGAAAATGGTACCTTCGGAATCTCACATACGAGAGTTCCGACGGAATCTCGCCCTGGTCATGTTGCTTTGATTGCTGGATTTTATGAGGATGTGTCTGCTGTTACCAAGGGCTGGAAGACGAATCCTGTAAACTTTGATTCTGTGTTTAATCAAAGTCGTCATACGTTTTCCTTTGGTTCGGAAGATATCCTTCCTATGTTCTCTGAGGGAGCTTCCGATCCTGCTCGTGTAGATACCTTTATGTATGGTCCTGAACTCGAGGATTTTTCCGGTAGTGGAATTGTGACAGATGAGTGGGTATTTGATAAAGTCGACAAGCTTTTCGAGGATTCTTATACTGATCGTAAGCTATGGGACTTACTCCATCAGGATAAaatcgttttctttttgcatcTTTTGGGAATTGATACCATTGGACACAATAAACATCCAGATTCAATTGATTATATGCAAAATATCCAATACATCGATCAAGGAATAAAGGAACTCGTTGGAAAAGTTAATCGCTACTACGAGGACGACGGCGCATCTTCTTGGGTTTTCACAGCCGATCACGGGATGAGTGACTATGGAAGCCACGGAGACGGTGCTCCGGAGAATACCCGGACGCCAATCGTTGCTTGGGGTGCTGGTCTTAACAGTCCAACCTATGAGAAAGGCGTAGGCCATGATGAATTTTCTGCCCCATGGAATTTGTCAAGTGTAAAGCGCGTAGATATTCGGCAAGCTGATGTTGCTGCACTCATGTCGTACTTAATTGGTGCTAATTTTCCTGTGAATTCTGTGGGCCAGATTCCGttagattttttaaattgcAGTATGAAGAGAAAAGCtgaaatttctttaatgaATGCTCTAGCAATCGGTGAACAGTATAATCGTAAGGCTTTCCTCAAGGCTAATAGCAGTTTCCATTTCCGACCCTACGCTCCTTTAAAAGCTTATGAGGCCTCGAAACAGCATATTTTAAATCTTGTGGAAAACCACattcaagaaaataacTTTAAGGAAGGAATTCTTGCCAGCATAGAATTTTCAGAAAGCGCTCTGCAGGGTCTAAGATATCTTCAACGGTACGATTGGTTTCTGTTACGATCGATAGTACTTCTTGGCTATCTTTCTTGGATTACCTATGTGAtatcctttgtttttagtAACAACACGCATCCTGAAatgaaacagaaaaacTGTATATCTGTTTTCCAGAGAGTTATATTTAACTTGCCACTGCTAATTGTATCTTCGTTCTTCTATCATCAATCAAGCCCATCCTTCTATTACGCGTATGCGGCATTCCCGACTGTCTTTATCCAATTAATATATTCCGACTTTCCTAATGTCAAGATGGGTTACAGAAAACTTATAGAAGACGAGAAGATAAGCAATGGATTCTCTGTGTACAATATTGTATCCATTGCTTTGTATATCTTCGGTTTGCTGCAATTCGTTGTATACAGTTATTTCCACCGTGAAGGGTTCTCGGTATTTTTGATCATCTTTGCCGCTTGGCCTTGGTTTCTTCATACCGACTTTGCTTTACTCCATAAATCTTTGGTTAACACATGGTCCTTGTTGAACATCTCGTTGTGctcttttactttattaCCGGCAACTAAAAAGGAATCACTGCCATTAATTTGCTTGGGGGGTTTGGCAATGATTACCGTGGGCGGTTCATATATTGTCTATCGGAAACGACAAATTTATCAAATGAACTCGACTGTGAAGAATTCTCACCTTGCATCTCAAATTTTGATTCTAATTATGTCATTCGTCGTGACATTAAAGTTGACAGATTCTTTGCAGAAAAATGTGCCCATCTCGCCATGGCTAAGAACGTTCGCTTCCTTCTTGCTGATTTCTTCGTATATTGTACCCCTCTTGAAAATACCAGGATGCAATCATTACTATTTAGACCGTTTAGCAGTGCTGTTTTTGATGTTTGCTCCAACAATGTGTATGTTGTCGATATCATTTGAATCCTTGTTTTACGtggcttttttcttgacaCTTGGACTATGGACACAGTTGGAAGCGAAGCTTCAAGAACATATGAAGCTGAGCATGGACAGCAGTGGTAGAAGGCTCAAATGCAAGCTTGGCTTAACTGTTTCTCACTTTAGAGTGTCCCTAtttttttacatatttTTAAACATTGCCTTTTTCGGAACCGGCAATATAGCATCGTTATCCTCATTTGCCCTTGATTCTGTCAAGAGATTGATTCCCGTCTTTAATCCA GTGGCTCAAACTGCTCTGTTACTTTATACAATCATTATCCCTTTCGTCGCCCTGTCTGCCGCCTTTGGAATTATGAACAAGAGATTAGGAGGGATTCAGCAaattacctttttcttggCGATCGGTATGGCAGACTTCGTTACTATCAACTTCTTCTATCTTGTGAAAGACGAAGGTTCATGGCAAGAC ATTGGCATAAGTATAAGTCACTTCTGCATTAGTAAtttgttgattttgttcattaTTATTTTAGAGCGTGCAGGTGCTATACTTTCAGCGAAAGTTTCATACCATTGTTacgaaaaaatcaaagctaactga
- the mrp21 gene encoding mitochondrial ribosomal protein subunit S21 produces MKWSGFLMDSVSGRTRFAYNEREFKRQQEDAEKLQMSLNRMVPAAETKDLGACVTVGNSLTKAFRQVDRICMRNNVPRQFKNQRFHEKPSEKRSRLRSEAHRAKFRAGIIRLVSLAKNMRRWGY; encoded by the exons atgaaatggtCGGGCTTTTTAATGGATTCTGTGAGCGGTCGCACGCGTTTTGCATACAATGAAAGGGAATTCAAGAGACAACAAG AGGATGCTGAGAAATTACAAATGAGTCTGAACCGAATGGTTCCTGCtgcagaaacaaaagatttaGGCGCATGCGTCACGGTAGGAAACAGTCTTACCAAGGCTTTTCGTCAGGTGGATCGTATTTGTATGAGAAATAATGTTCCCCGtcaattcaaaaatcaaCGGTTTCATGAAAAACCTAGTGAAAAGCGTTCACGTCTTCGCTCAGAAGCCCATCGAGCAAAGTTTCGTGCCGGTATTATACGACTTGTTAGTTTAGCAAAGAATATGAGACGCTGGGGATATTGa